CCCAGCCGCATTCATATCAGCGCAGTGATCGAAGATGGAGTCGTCACAAAAGTGTTCGTCGGTGGCCGCACCATTCCTGTTGCAATGGGACGCTTTTTCCTGCCGTGATGCACTCGATTTCAACAGGCGACCATCGTGAATCGTCAATGAATACGGTGGCTTCCGCGCATCGGTGGATGTGCAAGCTCTAATATTGTCAGTCTTCGCTCAAACTTCGCCGCTTGCCAAGTGACCGGCTCATTCGTACTGTTGGAAAGCGTTGACGACGACCTTGCATGCAATATGTAGCGTCGTTGGAGATGAGTGCTTTCGCCTGTTATCTGACAATTTGAGTTGAGAGAAGCTCGACTGCCTCGCAGTCGCGACTCCCCAGCGCAGTCTCGCTGCCTGCACACGCAGTGAGGTTCGATGTGGACATTCCCATCATCGGCACTCACCGTATCCGCAGCAGAAGGATCTCTTGCGCTCCTGGAGCCGCGTGGCAACCTGCGCCGGCCTACAGCCTCTCTCGCACCCCGCGGTTCGGCAGCTTAGCTCGCTGGACAGTTGGCCCTGATCCCTTGTGGAGCAGACAGGAGAGCTTTGCTCGTTCCGTCTTCTCTGCTCGGGAGCAGCGGACCCATTACGCGCCGAAGAGCCGCATCCGGCTGAACCGCGGGGAAGTTTTGAACATCACCAGACCGGCGTGCCTGCAAACCAGCAGACACGCCAGACTGGCCCATCGGCCGTGAGCCACCAGAAGGTGGTGTCCGGCAGAAGCGAGACTGCATGCGACCCAAGAAGACGATTCTCTGTGTAGATGACAACGAACAAATTCTCTCCGTCCGCACCTTCCTGCTCGAAACCCGTGGCTATCGTGTCGTCGCTGCCCGCAGCGCACAGGAAGCGCTGACCATCCTCGATCAATATCTCCCAGGCACGCTGGATCTCATCCTTTGCGATCTCATCATGCCGCAGATGGACGGCAACGAGTTGGTTCGTCGAGCCAAACAACTCCATCCCGGCTTGCCCGCGATGATTGTCTCCGGCACCGTCAATGCCTTCGACCGCGCAGTCCATGCCGACGTCTTCCTCCCCAAGGGAGCCTCGTCCCCAGCGGAGATGATCGAACGTATTCGAGTCCTCGTAGCGCGCAAGCGTGGCCCGAAGAAGGCCATCGTTGCGTCGCCATCGCAATCTCCGCAGCTTGGTTCTTTTACTCACGCCACGGCAAGTTGACGTCGTTGGCAAGGGAGAGCGGTCTCTAGGTTGGCAGTGCAGTTGGGAAAATCACGCCTCGACCAAACCATACTTTCTTTGCCACTGCATCTTCAGCCGCGCCCACACCGCTTGCTTCTCTTCACTCGAAACGGCTGGATCGGGCTCTGATGCAAATCGGGTTGCCTCTGTCTTCGCCAACTCCAACAGCGCACGATCGCGTATCAGATTCGCAACACGAAACTCCGGCATTCCGGCTTGGCGTGTTCCAAAAAACTCTCCTGGTCCGCGCTGCTGAAGGTCGAGCTCTGCCAGCTCAAACCCGTTCTGAGTACGAACCATAGCGTCCAGCCGGGCTTCAGCCTGCTCACTCACCCTTCCGCCTGTCATCAACACGCAGAAGCTCTTCGCCGCGCCGCGTCCAACCCGTCCGCGCAGCTGATGCATCTGCGCCAACCCAAACCGCTCCGCATGCTCGATCACCATCACCGAAGCATTCGGTACATCGACGCCGACTTCAATAACGGTAGTAGCGATCAATACATCAAGGTCGCCTCGCTGAAACCGCCGCATGGTTACGTCCTTGTCGTCGGCGCTCAAGCGTCCATGCAGCAATCCAAGGCGAAGTCCGCTCAGCGGACCCATCCGCAGCTCCTCATACATATCCGTCGCAGCTCGGAGCGCCCTCTTCGGCTCAAACAGCTTCTCCGTCTTTATAGAAGACTTCGTGCCCCTGGCCTTCACACTGCCGCCCTTCGCACTCCCGGCTTTCAAAACTCTCGTCTTCTTTCCCGCCGCCGTTTTTTTCTTGTCATTCCGCAGCGTAGCGGAGGAATCTGCATGTGCCTTCAAGCTTGCCTCGCCCGCGTCCGGTTCAACATCCTGCGGAAAATCCAACTCTGGCTGATCGTCCTTCGGCCCTTCAATCACCGGGTAGACGATGTAAGCCTGGCGTCCCGCCTCAACCTGCTTACGGACAAAACCCCATACATCCTCCGCTCGTTCCTCTGTCGTTCGTCTGGTCACAATCGGAGTTCGTCCCGGTGGCAACTCATCAATCACGCTCGCATCGAGATCGCCATACAGAGTCAGAGCAAGCGTTCGCGGAATCGGCGTAGCCGTCATCACCAGCACATCCGGATCGAGCGCTCCCGGCTTCTTCATCAATCGAAATCGTTGCTGCACGCCGAACCTGTGCTGCTCATCAACGATCACGAGACCAAGGTTCTCAAAGTCGACTTTATCCTCAATCAACGCATGGGTCCCAATCGCAAGATCAGTCTCGCCGCGAAAGATTCTCCCGCGTGCCTCGCGTTTCGTTGCCTCATCCAGCGATCCGGTCAGAAGCGTCACCCGGTAAGGCCTTCCGGTTCGCTGCGACAGTACATCGCCCAGCAGCTTCCGAGCAGAAAGATAGTGCTGCGTCGCCAGAATCTCCGTTGGTGCCATCAGAGCCGCCTGGTAACCATTCTCAATCGCCACCA
This Tunturibacter gelidoferens DNA region includes the following protein-coding sequences:
- a CDS encoding response regulator, whose product is MRPKKTILCVDDNEQILSVRTFLLETRGYRVVAARSAQEALTILDQYLPGTLDLILCDLIMPQMDGNELVRRAKQLHPGLPAMIVSGTVNAFDRAVHADVFLPKGASSPAEMIERIRVLVARKRGPKKAIVASPSQSPQLGSFTHATAS
- the recG gene encoding ATP-dependent DNA helicase RecG, coding for MLELSTPIKFVKLVGERIAVELSKRGVETVEDLLYHLPFRYEDRLNPVPMSELRAGTMASVIGEVRGTVLLQTRSMPLFEMTVGQGLSTVKCMWFRGTYLRDKFHVGQMVALYGKLEPSRSSAGKFKMIQPQFEVLPSGGGAEAEFSTLEVGRIVPVYESLGGTTAWGAKLGSKWLRRVIWALFEELEKQQVSESASQAETLPGAMRARLSFPERLKALKAVHFPEAGTPMAELVSATTPGHRRLIFEEFFYLELGLELKRRRMREREGTAFVTNVKVREAIKQVLPFHPTAAQKRVLGEIASDMRRPQPMRRLLQGDVGSGKTIVAMQAALVAIENGYQAALMAPTEILATQHYLSARKLLGDVLSQRTGRPYRVTLLTGSLDEATKREARGRIFRGETDLAIGTHALIEDKVDFENLGLVIVDEQHRFGVQQRFRLMKKPGALDPDVLVMTATPIPRTLALTLYGDLDASVIDELPPGRTPIVTRRTTEERAEDVWGFVRKQVEAGRQAYIVYPVIEGPKDDQPELDFPQDVEPDAGEASLKAHADSSATLRNDKKKTAAGKKTRVLKAGSAKGGSVKARGTKSSIKTEKLFEPKRALRAATDMYEELRMGPLSGLRLGLLHGRLSADDKDVTMRRFQRGDLDVLIATTVIEVGVDVPNASVMVIEHAERFGLAQMHQLRGRVGRGAAKSFCVLMTGGRVSEQAEARLDAMVRTQNGFELAELDLQQRGPGEFFGTRQAGMPEFRVANLIRDRALLELAKTEATRFASEPDPAVSSEEKQAVWARLKMQWQRKYGLVEA